The proteins below are encoded in one region of Polycladomyces subterraneus:
- a CDS encoding serine hydrolase domain-containing protein: protein MLLLGVAMTIGVSVKGEISILTSIMIRQTEEMEMKRNEWNEIDGIMQQAVEKGVIPGGVVLVARNGMIAKVRAYGWAARYRDARKTPLTQAVQATTNTVYDVASLTKLFTATAVMRLVEQGRISLDDPVGRYLSDFTSEGKESITVRYLLSHTSGLPANLPLFQNSGLPEKRMRVAMGTKPVATPGTLYIYSDIGYMVLGELVHRVSGKYLDQFMQEKILLPLSMSSTGFRPPDTWKARIAPTEEQIVPSRGLVWGEVHDENAWALGGVAGHAGLFSTVGDLARFGQMFLNEGSLGGVRVLHPSSVREMFRLQTSTIPHVNRGLGWELHQPGYMGEHTDGKRAGHTGFTGTSIVLDREDGWMLILLTNRVHPTREGPAIAIVRKRLANAVEKTIQ, encoded by the coding sequence TTGCTGTTATTGGGCGTAGCCATGACGATCGGTGTGTCGGTCAAGGGGGAGATCTCAATCCTGACTTCGATTATGATCAGACAAACGGAGGAAATGGAGATGAAGCGGAACGAATGGAATGAAATCGACGGGATCATGCAACAAGCTGTGGAAAAAGGCGTGATTCCCGGAGGTGTCGTGCTGGTGGCCAGAAACGGCATGATTGCCAAAGTGCGGGCATACGGTTGGGCCGCACGGTATCGAGATGCACGAAAAACCCCCTTGACACAAGCGGTTCAAGCCACGACGAATACCGTTTATGATGTGGCTTCGTTGACGAAATTGTTTACGGCAACGGCAGTGATGCGATTGGTTGAACAGGGGCGGATCTCATTGGACGACCCTGTGGGACGTTATCTCTCCGATTTCACCAGTGAAGGAAAAGAATCCATTACAGTTCGTTATCTGCTTTCCCATACGAGCGGATTGCCGGCCAATTTGCCGCTATTCCAAAATTCCGGTCTGCCGGAAAAACGGATGCGGGTGGCGATGGGGACAAAACCCGTGGCAACTCCCGGAACCCTATACATATACAGTGATATCGGCTATATGGTGTTGGGCGAATTGGTTCACCGTGTTTCGGGAAAGTATCTGGATCAATTTATGCAAGAGAAAATCCTGCTACCACTCTCCATGTCTTCCACCGGATTTCGTCCGCCAGATACATGGAAAGCGCGGATCGCGCCAACTGAGGAGCAAATCGTTCCTTCGCGCGGTCTTGTCTGGGGGGAGGTACACGATGAAAACGCCTGGGCGTTAGGAGGAGTGGCGGGGCATGCAGGGTTGTTTTCCACGGTAGGTGATCTCGCACGGTTCGGTCAGATGTTTTTAAACGAAGGATCATTGGGTGGGGTACGGGTGCTTCATCCGTCATCCGTTCGGGAAATGTTCCGGTTGCAAACAAGTACGATTCCTCATGTGAATCGCGGACTCGGATGGGAGCTTCATCAACCGGGGTATATGGGAGAGCATACTGATGGGAAACGGGCAGGCCACACCGGATTTACGGGGACGTCCATCGTCTTGGATCGAGAGGATGGTTGGATGCTGATCTTATTAACCAATCGGGTCCACCCCACTCGTGAAGGACCGGCCATCGCCATTGTGCGCAAACGGTTGGCCAATGCGGTGGAAAAGACCATTCAATAG
- the codY gene encoding GTP-sensing pleiotropic transcriptional regulator CodY has translation MDLLNKTRRISRILQKNVGHHLVDFDDVAQALCDVIQANIYVVNPDGKLLGMAIDHEIENERMQQYLRERQFPAEYARLLMEVEKTTANISVDSPYTAYPTEMKDMFRTGYTTLVPIVGGGDHLGTLVLSRLNEEFVNDDLILAEYGATVVGMEILRERAGQIEEEARSRAVVQLAINSLSFSELEAAEHIFKELDGNEGLLVASKIADRVGITRSVIVNALRKLESAGVVESRSLGMKGTYIKILNPKLLPALEKARH, from the coding sequence ATGGATCTGCTGAACAAAACGCGACGCATTTCTCGCATCTTACAAAAGAATGTCGGTCATCATTTGGTCGATTTCGACGATGTGGCCCAAGCATTGTGTGACGTCATTCAAGCCAATATCTATGTGGTCAACCCGGATGGAAAATTGTTGGGAATGGCCATCGACCATGAAATTGAAAACGAACGGATGCAACAATACCTGCGTGAACGCCAATTCCCTGCCGAGTATGCCCGCTTGCTGATGGAAGTGGAAAAAACCACAGCCAACATCAGTGTGGACAGCCCGTATACGGCTTATCCGACGGAGATGAAAGACATGTTCCGAACTGGATACACGACATTGGTACCGATCGTCGGCGGCGGCGATCATTTGGGCACGCTGGTCTTGTCCCGCTTGAACGAGGAGTTCGTCAACGACGACCTGATTTTGGCCGAATATGGAGCAACTGTTGTCGGCATGGAAATTCTGCGGGAGCGTGCCGGACAAATCGAAGAAGAGGCGCGCAGTCGTGCGGTGGTGCAATTGGCGATCAATTCGTTGTCTTTCAGTGAATTGGAAGCAGCTGAGCACATTTTCAAAGAACTGGACGGCAACGAAGGGTTGTTGGTGGCCAGTAAGATTGCCGATCGCGTCGGCATTACCCGTTCGGTCATCGTCAACGCGCTCCGCAAGCTGGAAAGTGCCGGTGTGGTAGAGTCGCGTTCGTTGGGGATGAAAGGAACCTATATCAAGATTCTCAACCCGAAACTCTTGCCGGCGTTGGAGAAAGCCCGTCATTGA
- the lepB gene encoding signal peptidase I translates to MKWRNTRWFRWIRMMVMSVLVALAVNQFGVALSVVNGTSMQPTLENGDRLLVNKFYFLFEKPKVGDVITFEDPSQKGRYLVKRVIGTPGDRIEIKNGAVYRNGIRVNEPYAKCPVEDGNFGPVMVKPGTVFVMGDNRQRFASRDSRYESVGLVPYHLINGKVELILYRPSLEAFL, encoded by the coding sequence ATGAAGTGGCGCAACACCCGTTGGTTCCGTTGGATTCGCATGATGGTGATGAGTGTTTTGGTGGCGCTGGCTGTCAATCAATTCGGCGTCGCGTTATCCGTCGTCAACGGAACCTCGATGCAGCCGACCCTGGAAAACGGTGACCGATTGCTTGTCAACAAATTTTACTTTTTGTTTGAGAAGCCGAAAGTGGGGGATGTGATCACCTTTGAAGACCCGTCACAAAAAGGACGATATCTGGTGAAACGGGTGATTGGCACACCCGGAGACCGGATTGAAATTAAAAATGGCGCGGTCTATCGGAACGGGATACGGGTAAACGAACCTTATGCGAAATGTCCGGTGGAAGACGGTAATTTCGGACCGGTGATGGTCAAACCAGGAACCGTGTTCGTCATGGGAGACAATCGACAGCGGTTCGCTAGCAGAGACAGTCGCTACGAGAGCGTCGGTTTGGTACCGTACCATTTGATCAACGGAAAAGTGGAGTTGATCTTGTATCGCCCCTCATTGGAAGCCTTTTTGTAA
- a CDS encoding DUF402 domain-containing protein, which produces MNKGDIVRIESWKHDGSLHRVWKKSVVLSPGEPLILANHDVEVVESDGQEWVSPGLAICQFHRYEWFHTILLFDEQEKPCRYYTNIASPCRIENGVISYIDYDLDMIADVDLRYRWVDHDEFEVNRRKMGYPKEVVCEVERAVKRLEERIRRREAPFTPSFARKWYHQYLLLKKRLME; this is translated from the coding sequence ATGAACAAGGGTGACATCGTTCGCATTGAAAGTTGGAAACATGACGGTAGCCTGCATCGTGTGTGGAAGAAGTCCGTGGTACTTTCCCCTGGTGAGCCGCTCATTCTCGCAAACCACGATGTTGAAGTCGTCGAGTCAGACGGGCAGGAGTGGGTTTCTCCGGGACTAGCGATTTGCCAGTTTCATAGATATGAGTGGTTTCATACGATACTACTGTTTGATGAACAGGAGAAGCCCTGCCGATACTACACCAACATTGCGTCCCCCTGTCGAATCGAAAACGGTGTAATCTCATACATCGACTACGATTTGGATATGATCGCCGATGTCGATCTTCGGTATCGGTGGGTGGATCATGATGAGTTTGAAGTAAATCGGCGGAAAATGGGCTATCCGAAAGAGGTCGTCTGTGAAGTAGAGCGGGCGGTTAAACGTTTGGAAGAGCGGATCAGGCGTCGGGAAGCGCCATTTACTCCTTCATTTGCGAGAAAGTGGTATCATCAATATCTTCTTTTAAAAAAACGATTGATGGAGTGA
- the proC gene encoding pyrroline-5-carboxylate reductase yields the protein MEQQVRYCFIGAGSMAEAMISGLLKKGMAEPKQIMVINRQNRARLAYLNREYGVQIPENKGDAVLQSDIVILAAKPKDIPDALTQWGPMIRTDQLVISVAAGISTTFIEHHLKEGTAVIRSMPNTSCTIGLSATAICQGRWATRENMESARHLFQAIGIVVEVSEEAMDTVTGLSGSGPAYIYYMVEAMQQAGVEAGLNADIARQLTLQTLLGAAHMLMETKEEPAELRRKVTSPGGTTMAGLETLRQYQFDKAVQSAIFRAKERSKELGGAFTTTVKT from the coding sequence ATGGAACAACAGGTTCGATACTGTTTTATCGGTGCGGGATCGATGGCAGAGGCCATGATTTCTGGGCTGCTAAAAAAGGGCATGGCCGAACCCAAACAGATCATGGTCATCAATCGGCAGAACCGGGCCCGATTAGCATACCTGAACCGGGAGTACGGTGTCCAGATTCCCGAAAACAAAGGGGACGCCGTTCTCCAATCGGATATCGTCATACTTGCCGCCAAGCCGAAAGACATCCCTGACGCCCTCACACAATGGGGACCCATGATCCGCACCGATCAACTGGTGATCTCCGTGGCAGCCGGCATTTCTACCACGTTCATCGAGCACCATCTGAAGGAAGGCACCGCGGTGATCCGCTCCATGCCCAATACCTCCTGTACGATTGGCCTGTCGGCAACAGCCATTTGCCAAGGACGCTGGGCCACACGTGAAAACATGGAATCGGCACGCCACCTGTTCCAGGCTATCGGCATCGTCGTGGAGGTGTCGGAAGAAGCCATGGACACGGTGACAGGCTTATCCGGAAGTGGTCCCGCTTATATTTACTACATGGTGGAGGCGATGCAACAAGCAGGGGTCGAAGCCGGCCTCAACGCCGACATTGCACGGCAACTCACTCTGCAGACATTGTTGGGAGCGGCTCACATGCTGATGGAAACCAAGGAGGAACCGGCGGAACTGAGACGCAAAGTCACCTCTCCAGGCGGCACAACTATGGCCGGGTTGGAAACGCTCCGCCAGTATCAATTCGATAAGGCGGTTCAATCGGCCATATTCCGTGCCAAAGAACGCTCAAAAGAACTGGGCGGCGCGTTCACAACCACTGTCAAAACATAA
- a CDS encoding S8 family peptidase, producing the protein MGKGQKAWFEQVANSLDPVLVHELRRLREQDDDKATVPVIIRLKKDLEDEKKEHVFQLCQEGECNAVHGELELVHGLYGHLHPETIRQLVEHEAVDRIFHDREVRAFLDVATRSIGSRDVQAKLEYTGKGVTIAIVDTGIYPHADLTRPKNRILKFVDLVNGKTEPYDDQGHGTHCAGDAAGNGYQSEGLYTAPAPEANLVGVKVLDGNGSGQLSTVIRGIEWCVKNKQKYNIRVLSLSLGAPAFESYRDDPVAQAVEKAWHSGIVVCAAAGNDGPYPMTISTPGLDPMIITVGAADDHNTVTRGDDEKASFSSRGPTIDMLVKPDVYAPGTDIVSLSAPGSQLEKQLPENRVGEHYIRLSGTSMATPICAGVVAQLLEANPYLSPNDVKSILMSTSQEMSGDQAGYLDVRKAVALAKKYLEFQKPTVSQT; encoded by the coding sequence ATGGGGAAAGGGCAAAAAGCCTGGTTTGAACAAGTGGCAAATTCGCTGGATCCGGTATTGGTTCATGAATTGAGACGCCTCCGGGAACAAGACGACGACAAAGCGACGGTTCCGGTGATTATCCGGTTGAAGAAGGATCTGGAAGACGAGAAAAAAGAGCATGTGTTTCAGTTGTGCCAAGAAGGGGAATGCAACGCTGTTCATGGTGAATTGGAGCTGGTGCACGGGTTGTATGGCCACCTTCATCCCGAGACCATCCGGCAACTGGTGGAGCATGAAGCGGTGGACCGTATTTTCCATGACCGGGAAGTGCGGGCGTTTTTGGACGTAGCTACCCGATCGATCGGTTCTCGCGATGTGCAGGCAAAACTGGAATACACGGGTAAAGGCGTCACCATCGCCATCGTGGACACCGGCATCTATCCGCATGCGGATTTGACTCGCCCCAAAAACCGCATCCTGAAGTTTGTCGACTTGGTAAACGGAAAAACCGAGCCATACGACGACCAGGGACACGGTACGCATTGTGCGGGAGATGCGGCTGGAAATGGTTATCAATCAGAAGGGTTGTATACGGCCCCTGCACCGGAAGCCAACCTGGTTGGCGTCAAGGTATTGGACGGAAACGGTAGCGGTCAATTGTCCACGGTGATCCGCGGGATTGAGTGGTGTGTGAAAAACAAGCAGAAGTACAACATTCGTGTCCTTTCGCTTTCCCTGGGTGCGCCTGCGTTTGAATCGTACCGGGACGACCCGGTGGCTCAGGCCGTGGAAAAAGCGTGGCACAGCGGTATTGTCGTGTGTGCGGCCGCAGGCAACGATGGCCCGTACCCGATGACGATCAGCACGCCCGGTCTGGACCCGATGATCATCACAGTGGGGGCGGCCGACGACCATAACACCGTCACGCGCGGAGATGACGAAAAAGCCTCCTTCTCCAGCCGTGGTCCGACCATCGATATGCTGGTCAAACCGGATGTGTATGCGCCGGGTACGGATATCGTATCTCTGTCTGCGCCGGGTTCGCAGTTGGAGAAACAATTGCCGGAAAACCGCGTGGGAGAGCATTACATCCGCCTGTCCGGCACCTCGATGGCCACACCGATTTGTGCGGGTGTCGTAGCACAGTTGCTGGAGGCCAATCCGTATCTCAGCCCCAACGACGTCAAGAGTATCCTGATGTCCACCTCTCAGGAAATGTCCGGTGACCAAGCTGGATACCTTGATGTACGTAAAGCGGTGGCGTTGGCCAAGAAGTATCTGGAATTCCAAAAACCGACGGTTTCCCAGACGTGA
- a CDS encoding GNAT family N-acetyltransferase, with protein sequence MRLRSFQLSDAHDVSEIWKLNTSAKPEAETLQVLTQQLARDRDLVLVAEVDNRVVGAIVGVQDGTSGFFYCLAVHPSYQRRGIGRSLIRALEERLRKKGVKRLWITVDPGTEKLLPFYQHLGYSNTCSSLLEKDLFEECIEWRKQA encoded by the coding sequence ATGCGTCTGCGCTCTTTTCAATTATCCGATGCACACGATGTGTCAGAAATTTGGAAACTGAACACATCCGCAAAGCCGGAGGCGGAAACGCTGCAGGTACTCACTCAGCAGTTGGCTCGTGACCGCGATTTGGTGCTGGTGGCGGAAGTGGATAACCGGGTGGTGGGTGCGATCGTTGGCGTGCAGGATGGAACCAGCGGTTTTTTCTACTGTTTAGCCGTTCATCCTTCTTATCAACGCCGGGGAATCGGTCGCAGTCTCATCCGCGCTTTGGAAGAGCGGTTACGTAAAAAAGGGGTCAAACGGTTGTGGATCACAGTGGACCCCGGCACGGAAAAATTGCTTCCGTTCTATCAGCATCTGGGTTACAGTAATACGTGTTCCAGTTTGCTGGAAAAGGATTTATTTGAGGAATGCATCGAATGGCGAAAACAAGCTTAA
- a CDS encoding HAMP domain-containing sensor histidine kinase — translation MIRWIRKMWSRLRTRMIVVFLISLAAMLVGGTIGEKLTIREKRYYYYPGEEEITHIFLSHYAREMSQIRAAKRNTWLNSLEQTSRMRLRVLDHNGSLLYQSAHAPRRRENIHNLFFRMMRQSDDLSTSGGVQNLTFVYPFYLDHQPVYLVADWRGNGQPVGQGNPLMSFCSGILSFWLVYHLLTRGKLRQIAAMSRGVQEIAQGRWETRVPEKGDDELGILGRHINEMARKLKESREKEKRLDEQRHELITSISHDLRTPLTSMIGYLLWIRDHPDVSETEIRRYAGIGLSKAQSMKRLIEDLFDYAKWTHHQVPIRKTRLSFNRLIEQLAEETIPLAEREQMSIRLDLCEDPLELDGDPDLLVRMLDNVFHNALQHGIRPGEMVITTVREGDMAVLKVKNMADPLPKEILNRLFDVFVTGERSRSWGSGVGLAIVRMIAEMHGGYVTATQDQGSLMIQFRLPLLRR, via the coding sequence GTGATCCGCTGGATTAGAAAAATGTGGTCTCGCCTGCGAACCCGGATGATCGTCGTGTTTCTGATCAGTTTGGCGGCTATGTTGGTGGGGGGAACGATAGGGGAGAAACTTACCATCAGAGAGAAACGCTATTACTACTACCCGGGAGAAGAGGAAATAACCCATATCTTCTTGTCACATTATGCCCGGGAAATGTCACAGATCCGAGCAGCCAAGCGCAACACATGGTTGAACAGCCTGGAACAAACCAGTCGGATGAGACTGCGCGTGTTGGATCATAATGGAAGTCTGCTTTATCAGTCGGCGCATGCACCCAGGAGAAGAGAAAATATTCACAACCTGTTTTTTCGTATGATGCGTCAATCGGATGATTTGAGTACTAGTGGTGGAGTTCAGAACTTGACGTTTGTCTATCCGTTCTATCTCGATCATCAACCGGTCTATTTGGTGGCCGATTGGAGGGGAAACGGGCAACCGGTTGGCCAGGGAAATCCGTTGATGAGTTTTTGCTCCGGTATTTTGTCTTTCTGGCTTGTGTACCACTTGCTGACCAGGGGGAAACTACGGCAAATTGCCGCTATGTCCCGCGGTGTCCAGGAGATTGCCCAAGGCAGGTGGGAAACACGTGTGCCTGAAAAAGGCGACGATGAATTGGGTATTTTGGGCCGACATATCAACGAAATGGCAAGAAAGCTGAAAGAAAGCCGAGAGAAGGAAAAACGCTTGGACGAACAGCGTCATGAGTTGATCACTAGTATTTCCCATGATCTCAGAACACCGTTGACTTCCATGATCGGATACCTCCTCTGGATACGGGATCACCCTGATGTGTCCGAAACCGAGATCCGTCGCTATGCGGGAATCGGGCTTTCCAAAGCCCAAAGTATGAAGAGATTGATCGAAGATTTATTCGACTACGCCAAGTGGACACATCATCAAGTGCCGATCCGGAAAACCCGTCTGTCTTTCAACCGACTGATCGAACAGCTGGCAGAGGAGACCATTCCCCTCGCCGAACGGGAACAAATGAGCATCCGGCTTGATTTGTGTGAAGACCCGTTGGAATTGGATGGCGATCCCGACTTGTTGGTGCGGATGTTGGACAATGTCTTTCACAATGCTCTCCAGCACGGCATCCGGCCGGGCGAGATGGTGATCACCACGGTAAGGGAAGGGGATATGGCAGTTTTAAAGGTGAAAAATATGGCTGATCCCTTGCCGAAAGAAATACTGAACCGATTATTTGACGTATTTGTCACCGGGGAGCGATCCCGATCATGGGGATCGGGTGTCGGCTTGGCCATCGTCAGGATGATTGCGGAAATGCACGGGGGATACGTGACGGCCACGCAGGATCAAGGGAGTTTGATGATCCAGTTTCGCCTGCCGCTGCTGCGCAGATGA
- a CDS encoding response regulator transcription factor: protein MQTTVLIVDDEPDIRELIRLYLTNEGYRVLEAADGREALELTRKHTVDLMILDVMMPGMEGMEACTRIRKTQWMPIIMLTAKTGDLDKIQGLAVGADDYVTKPFNPLELVARVKSQLRRYKRYTNDASVRTNLLSIGAVTLHPEKRQVWVHGQPVHLTPREFDILALLFRHPGVVFRSEEIYERVWGEPMLSSNNTIMVHIRKIREKIEDDPKNPAIVLTVWGVGYKAAADSHPGRDE from the coding sequence ATGCAAACAACCGTGTTGATCGTCGACGATGAGCCTGACATTCGGGAGTTAATCCGTCTCTATCTGACAAATGAGGGGTATCGCGTGTTGGAAGCGGCCGACGGTCGGGAAGCATTGGAACTAACGCGCAAACATACGGTTGACCTGATGATCCTGGACGTCATGATGCCAGGGATGGAAGGAATGGAAGCATGCACCAGAATCCGCAAAACACAGTGGATGCCCATCATCATGCTGACGGCCAAGACGGGAGATTTGGACAAGATTCAGGGGTTGGCTGTGGGGGCTGACGATTATGTCACCAAACCGTTCAACCCCTTGGAACTGGTGGCGCGGGTCAAGTCACAGTTGCGGCGGTACAAACGATATACCAACGACGCTTCCGTACGGACAAATCTGCTTTCCATTGGTGCGGTAACCCTTCATCCCGAGAAGCGCCAGGTATGGGTTCACGGTCAACCCGTTCACCTGACACCTCGCGAATTTGATATTTTGGCATTGCTGTTTCGTCATCCCGGAGTGGTGTTTCGGTCGGAAGAGATCTATGAACGGGTGTGGGGGGAACCGATGCTGTCCTCCAACAATACGATCATGGTACATATTCGAAAAATCCGCGAAAAGATCGAGGATGACCCCAAAAACCCCGCGATTGTGCTTACGGTTTGGGGGGTGGGATACAAGGCGGCGGCCGATTCCCATCCAGGTCGCGATGAATGA
- a CDS encoding class I SAM-dependent methyltransferase — protein sequence MESLMDRMAFLLRFFRSPRMIGSITPSSAHLVRAMLDPIPWEQVDTVVELGAGTGVITEALVQRTRPETHVIVFERDTHLRDLLFHRFPYLHHAEHAEKLGEELEQHGIGQVDCILSSLPFTNFPNAIRHAILDEVTERLAPDGMFVAYQYTLHMLPLFRERFHRVSSRLVFWNLPPAFVYVCSKPKTREKEKGNGWANLNP from the coding sequence GTGGAGTCGTTGATGGACCGAATGGCATTTTTGTTGCGTTTTTTCAGATCTCCCCGCATGATCGGCAGCATCACCCCCAGCTCCGCTCACCTTGTTCGGGCCATGCTCGATCCCATTCCGTGGGAACAGGTCGATACAGTGGTCGAATTGGGAGCGGGAACAGGGGTGATCACCGAAGCGTTGGTTCAACGGACCCGTCCGGAGACCCATGTAATCGTATTTGAACGAGATACCCATTTACGAGACTTGCTTTTTCACCGTTTTCCGTACCTTCATCATGCCGAACATGCGGAAAAACTGGGTGAGGAGTTGGAGCAGCACGGGATCGGACAGGTGGATTGTATCCTGTCCAGTTTGCCTTTCACCAATTTTCCCAATGCGATACGGCATGCAATTTTGGATGAAGTGACGGAACGGTTGGCACCGGACGGTATGTTTGTCGCCTACCAGTACACACTGCACATGTTGCCTCTGTTTCGGGAGCGATTTCACCGCGTCTCGTCCCGGTTGGTATTCTGGAATCTGCCGCCCGCTTTCGTCTATGTATGCAGCAAACCCAAAACACGGGAGAAGGAAAAGGGAAATGGATGGGCAAATCTTAACCCATAA